One genomic segment of Burkholderiaceae bacterium includes these proteins:
- a CDS encoding efflux RND transporter periplasmic adaptor subunit has protein sequence MTRRTLTALVVLLALLAAGALAWRGIRARQAVQQAQAASAPAPVIELRALDVVTVQSRELALEVPLSGTLRAVRSAMVKARVPGELQGLTLREGDRVQAGQVIARVESSEYDDRLRQAQQQASAAQAQVDIAQRQYDNNRALVDQGFISRTALDTSAANLSAARANLRAAQAGAGVAGKAVADTVLRAPIGGQIAQRLAQPGERVAPDTRIVEIVDASQLELEAALSPADSVAVRVGQRATLQVEGASAPIAATVARINPSTQAGSRSVTVYLAVQPAPGLRQGLFAQGRLAVGQERALAVPLAAVRTDKPQPYVQIVEGTGEQARIAHRTVTPGARATDEGETWVAVTGLAEGDRVLRAAAGALRAGTRVRLSAGAAS, from the coding sequence ATGACGCGCCGCACGCTCACCGCGCTGGTGGTGCTGCTGGCGCTGCTGGCCGCCGGCGCGCTGGCCTGGCGCGGCATCCGCGCGCGCCAGGCGGTGCAGCAGGCGCAGGCCGCGTCGGCACCGGCGCCGGTGATCGAGCTGCGCGCGCTGGACGTGGTGACCGTGCAGTCGCGCGAGCTGGCGCTGGAGGTGCCGCTGTCGGGCACGCTGCGCGCCGTGCGCTCGGCCATGGTCAAGGCGCGCGTGCCGGGCGAGCTGCAGGGCCTGACGCTGCGCGAGGGCGACCGCGTGCAGGCCGGCCAGGTGATCGCGCGCGTCGAGTCCAGCGAGTACGACGACCGCCTGCGCCAGGCCCAGCAGCAGGCCAGCGCCGCGCAGGCGCAGGTGGACATCGCCCAGCGCCAGTACGACAACAACCGCGCGCTGGTGGACCAGGGCTTCATCTCGCGCACCGCGCTGGACACCTCGGCCGCCAACCTGAGCGCCGCGCGCGCCAACCTGCGCGCCGCGCAGGCCGGCGCCGGGGTGGCGGGCAAGGCGGTCGCCGACACGGTGCTGCGCGCGCCCATCGGCGGCCAGATCGCCCAGCGCCTGGCGCAGCCGGGCGAGCGCGTGGCGCCCGACACCCGCATCGTCGAGATCGTCGACGCCAGCCAGCTCGAGCTGGAGGCCGCGCTCAGCCCCGCCGACTCGGTCGCCGTGCGCGTGGGCCAGCGCGCCACGCTGCAGGTGGAAGGCGCCAGCGCGCCCATCGCGGCCACGGTGGCGCGCATCAACCCCAGCACGCAGGCCGGCAGCCGCAGCGTGACGGTCTACCTGGCGGTGCAGCCCGCGCCCGGCCTGCGCCAGGGCCTGTTCGCCCAGGGCCGGCTGGCCGTGGGCCAGGAGCGCGCGCTGGCCGTGCCGCTGGCGGCCGTGCGCACCGACAAGCCCCAGCCCTACGTGCAGATCGTCGAGGGCACGGGCGAGCAGGCGCGCATCGCGCACCGCACGGTGACGCCCGGCGCGCGCGCCACGGACGAGGGCGAGACCTGGGTCGCCGTCACCGGCCTGGCCGAGGGCGACCGCGTGCTGCGCGCCGCCGCCGGTGCGCTGCGCGCCGGCACCCGCGTGCGGCTGTCCGCCGGGGCGGCGTCATGA
- a CDS encoding protein-L-isoaspartate O-methyltransferase — protein sequence MNVEQARFNMIEQQIRPWDVLDARVLELLAVVRREDFVPPAHRALAFADLELPLKPGEAAVAAGQVMLPPRVEARMLQDLQVAKHEKVLEVGTGSGFMAALLGHRAQRVLTLEIDTELAATARANLQRAGVLNVEVRQQDAARADLSAHGPFDVIVLSGSVAELPESLLALLKPGGRLMGIVGDEPVMRATLVQHAGNGMVVTQPWDCNAPRLLHFPEPERFRF from the coding sequence ATGAACGTCGAGCAAGCGCGCTTCAACATGATCGAGCAGCAGATCCGTCCCTGGGACGTGCTGGACGCCCGCGTGCTGGAGCTGCTGGCCGTGGTGCGGCGCGAGGACTTCGTGCCGCCGGCCCACCGCGCCCTGGCCTTCGCCGACCTGGAGCTGCCGCTCAAGCCCGGCGAGGCCGCGGTGGCCGCCGGCCAGGTCATGCTGCCCCCGCGCGTGGAGGCGCGCATGCTGCAGGACCTGCAGGTGGCCAAGCACGAGAAAGTGCTGGAGGTGGGCACCGGCTCGGGCTTCATGGCGGCGCTGCTGGGCCACCGCGCCCAGCGCGTGCTGACGCTGGAGATCGACACCGAGCTGGCCGCCACCGCCCGCGCCAACCTGCAGCGCGCCGGCGTGCTGAACGTGGAGGTGCGCCAGCAGGACGCCGCCCGCGCCGACCTGTCGGCCCACGGCCCGTTCGACGTCATCGTGCTGTCGGGCTCGGTGGCCGAGCTGCCCGAGTCGCTGCTGGCCCTGCTCAAGCCCGGCGGGCGCCTGATGGGCATCGTCGGCGACGAGCCGGTGATGCGCGCCACGCTGGTGCAGCACGCCGGCAACGGCATGGTCGTCACCCAGCCCTGGGACTGCAACGCGCCGCGCCTGCTGCACTTTCCCGAGCCCGAGCGCTTTCGTTTCTGA
- a CDS encoding serine/threonine protein kinase — MTDAAAFATLTPDDVLDALAGIGLMGDGRLSALNSYENRVYLAHLEPGTALADAHPAVVLKFYRPGRWSTAQIEEEHAFALELAAAEVPVVAPLQLAGRTLHSHGGFAFSVSPRRGGRTPELGDAEALEWIGRFIARLHTVGAQARFAHRPAVDLDSYGREPRQWLLAHGALPLEVERAWAEASQKAIETVAASALPMGAAGQNDPGSIATLRLHADCHPGNILWTPTDRPGGGPHFVDLDDCRSGPAVQDLWMLLPGERAERQQALGALLDGYEQVRDFDRRELALIEPLRTLRLIHYSAWIARRWDDPAFPAAFPHFGTPAYWREQIDVLHAQLEAMQEPPLVA; from the coding sequence ATGACCGACGCCGCCGCCTTTGCCACCCTCACCCCCGACGACGTGCTGGACGCGCTGGCGGGCATCGGCCTGATGGGCGACGGACGCCTGAGCGCGCTCAATTCGTACGAGAACCGGGTCTACCTGGCGCACCTGGAGCCCGGCACGGCGCTGGCCGACGCGCACCCGGCGGTGGTGCTCAAGTTCTACCGGCCGGGGCGCTGGAGCACGGCGCAGATCGAGGAGGAGCACGCCTTCGCGCTGGAGCTGGCCGCGGCCGAGGTGCCGGTGGTCGCGCCGCTGCAGCTGGCCGGCCGCACCCTGCACAGCCACGGCGGCTTTGCCTTCAGCGTCAGCCCGCGGCGCGGCGGGCGCACGCCCGAGCTGGGCGACGCCGAGGCGCTGGAGTGGATCGGCCGCTTCATCGCGCGCCTGCACACGGTGGGCGCGCAGGCACGGTTTGCGCACCGGCCCGCGGTGGACCTGGACAGCTACGGCCGCGAGCCGCGCCAGTGGCTGCTGGCGCACGGCGCGCTGCCGCTGGAGGTGGAGCGCGCGTGGGCCGAAGCAAGCCAGAAAGCTATTGAAACAGTAGCTGCCAGCGCATTACCCATGGGGGCTGCAGGCCAGAATGACCCCGGTTCGATCGCCACGCTACGCCTGCACGCCGACTGCCACCCCGGCAACATCCTGTGGACGCCCACCGACCGCCCCGGCGGCGGCCCGCACTTCGTCGACCTGGACGACTGCCGCAGCGGCCCGGCGGTGCAGGACCTGTGGATGCTGCTGCCGGGCGAGCGCGCCGAGCGCCAGCAGGCCCTGGGCGCGCTGCTGGACGGCTACGAGCAGGTGCGCGACTTCGACCGGCGCGAGCTGGCGCTGATCGAGCCGCTGCGCACGCTGCGCCTGATCCACTACAGCGCCTGGATCGCGCGGCGCTGGGACGACCCGGCCTTTCCCGCCGCGTTTCCGCACTTCGGTACCCCGGCCTACTGGCGCGAGCAGATCGACGTGCTGCACGCGCAGCTGGAGGCCATGCAGGAGCCGCCGCTCGTGGCCTGA
- a CDS encoding sulfurtransferase — MIEQVPPIDLQAWLAAAASAGQPLLLDVREPAEWHAASVHPQGAELRQWPMHTIPARLAELDRARPIAVLCHHGGRSMQVALFLQQQGFDRLANVAGGIDAWALQLDPSVPRY, encoded by the coding sequence ATGATCGAGCAAGTGCCCCCCATCGATCTGCAGGCCTGGCTGGCCGCCGCCGCCAGTGCCGGCCAGCCCCTGCTGCTGGACGTGCGCGAGCCGGCCGAATGGCACGCCGCCAGCGTCCACCCCCAGGGCGCCGAGCTGCGCCAGTGGCCCATGCACACCATTCCGGCGCGCCTGGCCGAGCTGGACCGCGCCCGGCCGATCGCCGTGCTGTGCCACCACGGCGGGCGCAGCATGCAGGTGGCGCTGTTCCTGCAGCAGCAGGGGTTCGACCGCCTGGCCAACGTGGCCGGCGGCATCGACGCCTGGGCCCTGCAGCTCGACCCCAGCGTTCCGCGTTACTGA
- the msrA gene encoding peptide-methionine (S)-S-oxide reductase MsrA, protein MSASETIVLAGGCFWCTEAVFKEVRGVLDIESGYSNGQAERPTYEEVCTGRTGCAEVIKLTFDSAQIGLRQVLEIFFLVHDPTQVDGQGNDRGTQYRSGIYFSTPAQQALAEGMIEEMAREKLYARPIVTQVQPLAHYWPAEDYHQDFFERNPEQGYCMAVAAPKVAKFRKTFREWAR, encoded by the coding sequence ATGAGTGCAAGCGAAACCATCGTGCTGGCCGGCGGCTGCTTCTGGTGCACCGAGGCGGTGTTCAAGGAAGTGCGCGGGGTGCTGGACATCGAGTCCGGCTACAGCAACGGCCAGGCCGAGCGCCCGACCTACGAGGAGGTCTGCACCGGCCGCACCGGCTGCGCCGAGGTGATCAAGCTGACCTTCGATTCGGCGCAGATCGGCCTGCGCCAGGTGCTGGAAATCTTCTTTCTGGTGCACGATCCGACGCAGGTGGACGGGCAGGGCAACGACCGCGGCACGCAGTACCGCAGCGGCATCTATTTTTCGACGCCCGCGCAGCAGGCCCTGGCCGAGGGCATGATCGAGGAGATGGCGCGCGAGAAGCTGTACGCGCGCCCCATCGTCACCCAGGTGCAGCCGCTGGCCCACTATTGGCCGGCCGAGGACTACCACCAGGACTTCTTCGAGCGCAACCCCGAGCAGGGCTACTGCATGGCGGTGGCGGCGCCCAAGGTGGCCAAGTTCCGCAAGACCTTTCGCGAGTGGGCGCGCTGA
- a CDS encoding TetR/AcrR family transcriptional regulator: MPLAASPARAHPGRTRRKAARPGELLDAALALFVEKGFAATRVEDVAARAGVAKGTLFLYFASKDELFKAVVRENASRHLHEAVREVDDFAGPSAELLREYLRRWWRLYGGTPAAGLTKLMLSEAAHFPELARWFEAEVVQPSHALLRRVLQRGIDRGEFRAVDLSRLVLLAMAPLVQMVTWRHTPGHGPWLKDEQPMALIELHADLLIRALRVEGAP; this comes from the coding sequence ATGCCACTCGCCGCCTCCCCCGCACGCGCCCACCCCGGCCGCACGCGCCGCAAGGCCGCGCGCCCGGGCGAGCTGCTGGACGCGGCGCTGGCCCTGTTCGTCGAAAAGGGCTTTGCCGCCACCCGCGTGGAGGACGTGGCCGCGCGCGCCGGCGTCGCCAAGGGCACCCTGTTCCTGTACTTCGCCAGCAAGGACGAGCTGTTCAAGGCCGTGGTGCGCGAGAACGCCAGCCGCCACCTGCACGAGGCCGTGCGCGAGGTGGACGACTTCGCCGGCCCCAGCGCCGAGCTGCTGCGCGAGTACCTGCGCCGCTGGTGGCGGCTGTACGGCGGCACGCCCGCCGCCGGCCTGACCAAGCTGATGCTGAGCGAGGCGGCGCACTTTCCCGAGCTGGCGCGCTGGTTCGAGGCCGAGGTGGTCCAGCCCAGCCACGCGCTGCTGCGCCGCGTGCTGCAGCGCGGCATCGACCGCGGCGAGTTCCGGGCCGTCGACCTGTCGCGCCTGGTCCTGCTGGCGATGGCCCCGCTGGTGCAGATGGTGACCTGGCGCCACACCCCGGGCCACGGCCCCTGGCTGAAAGACGAGCAACCCATGGCCCTGATCGAGCTGCATGCCGACCTCTTGATTCGCGCCCTGCGCGTGGAGGGCGCGCCATGA
- a CDS encoding efflux RND transporter permease subunit yields MWFTQVSLRNPVFATMVMLAFVVLGLFSLAQLKVDQFPNVDFPVVVITTEYPGAAPAIVESEVTKKIEEAVNSIAGINALYSRSYEGQSVVIVEFQLQIDGRKAADDVREKIGQVRPLLRDEVKEPRVLRFDPASRAVWSLAVLPDAKAGQTAPSSVELTNWADQVLKKRLENVRGVGAVNLVGGTRREIHIELNPAAMEAQGVTPDQVMNAVRGDNQDLPLGTLRTATQELVVQLDGRIERPREFGRIIVARRGGAPVFLEQVASVRDGAQELDSSALYNGQRTLLLTVQKAQDENTIEVVDGLEQATRALQAELPEGVRLVPIQDTSRPIRVAVTNVRQTLVEGALLTVLIVFLFLNSWRSTVITGLTLPISIIGTFFFMQLLGFTINMITLMALSLCVGLLIDDAIVVRENIVRHAQMGKNAFLAAMEGTKEIGLAVLATTLSIVAVFLPIGFMQGIVGKFFHEFGLTIVAAVLISMFVSFTLDPMLSSVWHDPAMHAHGRQGPPRTLYERTIGRITGWFDHATDRLAAAYQLILGWALGHKLLTLVIAAAIFAASIVMVPLLGTEFVPKADFSETNVAFYTPQGSSLEATEAKARVVDEIIRGYPEVRYTLTTLNTGAAQGKTNASIYIRLTEREQRARSAEALSAELRERLRQVPGITVTQAGLLEPVGGQKQIEFSLQGPDQAELERLAAPLMERLRAIPGLVDLDTSSKPDKPTLDIVVKRQAASELGLSTAQIATPLRTLLAGTTVGNWRAPDDETYDVVVRLPPELRRTPGELERLPLTAGLNADGTPRIVRLNQLASLRESTGTNQINRRAMLREIQITANTYGRATGEVSGDIRAQLQQIAFPPGYSFSFGGATKNMQESFAYALQALAMAVIFIYMILASQFKSFLQPMALMTSLPLTLIGVVLALLMFGSAMSMFSIIGVVMLMGLVTKNAILLVDFAIRAREGRASEGGVTEPLPREQALLAAARVRLRPILMTTLAMVFGMVPLAFAVSEGSEQRAPMGQAVIGGVITSSLLTLVVVPVVYCYLDDLAGWLKRRLRHATPVETPAPDR; encoded by the coding sequence ATGTGGTTCACCCAGGTCAGCCTGCGCAATCCCGTGTTCGCCACCATGGTGATGCTGGCCTTCGTGGTGCTGGGCCTGTTCTCGCTGGCGCAGCTCAAGGTCGACCAGTTCCCCAACGTGGACTTCCCGGTGGTGGTGATCACCACCGAATACCCCGGCGCGGCACCCGCCATCGTCGAGAGCGAGGTCACCAAGAAGATCGAGGAAGCCGTCAACTCGATCGCCGGCATCAACGCGCTGTACTCGCGCAGCTACGAAGGCCAGTCGGTGGTCATCGTCGAGTTCCAGCTGCAGATCGATGGGCGCAAGGCCGCCGACGACGTGCGCGAGAAGATCGGCCAGGTGCGCCCGCTGCTGCGCGACGAGGTCAAGGAGCCGCGCGTGCTGCGCTTCGATCCGGCCAGCCGCGCCGTCTGGTCGCTGGCCGTTTTGCCGGACGCCAAGGCGGGGCAGACGGCGCCCTCCTCCGTGGAGCTGACCAACTGGGCGGACCAGGTATTGAAGAAGCGCCTGGAGAACGTGCGCGGCGTGGGCGCCGTCAACCTGGTGGGCGGCACCCGGCGCGAGATCCACATCGAGTTGAACCCCGCCGCCATGGAGGCGCAGGGCGTGACGCCCGACCAGGTGATGAACGCCGTGCGCGGCGACAACCAGGACCTGCCGCTGGGCACCCTGCGCACCGCCACCCAGGAGCTGGTGGTGCAGCTGGACGGGCGCATCGAGCGCCCGCGCGAGTTCGGCCGCATCATCGTCGCGCGCCGCGGCGGCGCGCCCGTGTTCCTGGAGCAGGTGGCGAGCGTGCGCGATGGCGCGCAGGAGCTCGACTCGAGCGCACTGTACAACGGCCAGCGCACCCTGCTGCTGACGGTGCAGAAGGCGCAGGACGAGAACACCATCGAGGTGGTCGACGGCCTGGAGCAGGCCACCCGCGCGCTGCAGGCCGAGCTGCCCGAGGGCGTGCGGCTGGTGCCCATCCAGGACACCTCGCGCCCGATCCGCGTGGCGGTCACCAACGTGCGCCAGACCCTCGTCGAGGGCGCCCTGCTGACGGTGCTGATCGTCTTCCTGTTCCTCAACTCCTGGCGCTCCACCGTCATCACCGGGCTGACGCTGCCGATCTCCATCATCGGCACCTTCTTCTTCATGCAGTTGCTGGGCTTCACCATCAACATGATCACGCTGATGGCGCTCTCCCTGTGCGTGGGCCTGCTGATCGACGACGCCATCGTGGTGCGCGAGAACATCGTGCGGCACGCGCAGATGGGCAAGAACGCCTTCCTGGCCGCCATGGAGGGCACGAAGGAAATCGGCCTGGCGGTGCTGGCCACCACGCTGTCGATCGTGGCGGTGTTCCTGCCCATCGGCTTCATGCAGGGCATCGTCGGCAAGTTCTTCCACGAGTTCGGCCTGACCATCGTGGCGGCGGTGCTGATCTCGATGTTCGTCAGCTTCACGCTCGACCCCATGCTGTCCTCGGTCTGGCACGACCCGGCCATGCACGCCCACGGCCGGCAGGGGCCGCCGCGCACGCTCTACGAGCGCACCATCGGCCGCATCACGGGCTGGTTCGACCACGCCACCGACCGGCTGGCCGCCGCCTACCAGCTCATCCTGGGCTGGGCGCTGGGGCACAAGCTGCTCACGCTCGTCATCGCCGCCGCCATCTTCGCCGCCAGCATCGTGATGGTGCCGCTGCTGGGCACCGAGTTCGTGCCCAAGGCCGACTTCTCGGAGACCAACGTCGCCTTCTACACCCCGCAGGGCTCCTCGCTGGAGGCCACCGAGGCCAAGGCGCGCGTGGTGGACGAGATCATCCGCGGCTACCCCGAGGTGCGCTACACCCTGACCACGCTCAACACCGGCGCGGCGCAGGGCAAGACCAACGCCAGCATCTACATCCGCCTGACCGAGCGCGAGCAGCGCGCGCGCAGCGCCGAGGCGCTGTCGGCCGAGCTGCGCGAGCGCCTGCGCCAGGTGCCGGGCATCACCGTCACCCAGGCCGGCCTGCTGGAGCCGGTGGGCGGGCAAAAGCAGATCGAGTTCTCGCTGCAGGGGCCCGACCAGGCCGAGCTGGAGCGCCTGGCCGCGCCGCTGATGGAGCGCCTGCGCGCCATCCCCGGCCTGGTCGACCTGGACACCAGCAGCAAGCCCGACAAGCCCACGCTGGACATCGTCGTCAAGCGCCAGGCCGCCTCCGAGCTGGGCCTGTCCACGGCGCAGATCGCCACCCCGCTGCGCACCCTGCTGGCCGGCACCACGGTGGGCAACTGGCGCGCGCCCGACGACGAGACCTACGACGTGGTGGTGCGCCTGCCGCCCGAGCTGCGCCGCACGCCCGGCGAGCTCGAGCGCCTGCCGCTCACCGCCGGCCTGAATGCCGACGGCACGCCGCGCATCGTGCGCCTGAACCAGCTCGCCAGCCTGCGCGAGAGCACCGGCACCAACCAGATCAACCGCCGCGCCATGCTGCGCGAGATCCAGATCACCGCCAACACCTACGGCCGCGCCACCGGCGAGGTGTCGGGCGACATCCGCGCGCAGCTGCAGCAGATCGCCTTTCCGCCCGGCTACAGCTTCAGCTTCGGCGGCGCCACCAAGAACATGCAGGAATCGTTTGCCTACGCGCTGCAGGCGCTGGCCATGGCGGTCATCTTCATCTACATGATCCTGGCCAGCCAGTTCAAGAGCTTCCTGCAGCCCATGGCGCTGATGACCTCGCTGCCGCTGACGCTGATCGGCGTGGTGCTGGCGCTGCTGATGTTCGGCTCGGCCATGTCCATGTTCTCCATCATCGGCGTGGTCATGCTGATGGGCCTGGTGACCAAGAACGCCATCCTGCTGGTGGACTTCGCCATCCGCGCGCGCGAGGGCCGCGCCAGCGAAGGCGGCGTGACCGAGCCGCTGCCGCGCGAGCAGGCGCTGCTGGCGGCCGCGCGTGTACGCCTGCGCCCCATCCTGATGACCACGCTGGCCATGGTGTTCGGCATGGTGCCGCTGGCCTTTGCCGTGTCCGAGGGCTCGGAGCAGCGCGCGCCCATGGGCCAGGCCGTCATCGGCGGGGTCATCACCTCCTCGCTGCTGACGCTGGTGGTGGTGCCCGTGGTCTATTGCTACCTGGACGACCTGGCCGGCTGGCTCAAGCGGCGCCTGCGCCATGCCACGCCGGTGGAGACGCCGGCGCCTGACCGATAA
- a CDS encoding TolC family outer membrane protein, which yields MRLPARPPRRISLTLAALLALAGGGAHAQSLLQLYPQAQGYDAAVQSASAQLQASQARAEQARAGLLPQLGLQAGAQHNWVDTSVGSLGSNSSFNVLTAGLVGSQPLYRPANRIAWDQGQRAYESARVNLAGAGQDLIVRLAQAYFDVLAAQDALASVRALKTAVSQQLAAAQRNFEVGNATITDSREAQARFDLASAQEIASENDLRVKTLALEQLVGQAGIHPLALAQPIVLPAPQPADVNAWVAQATEQHPGVVQARMALDIARLETDRARAAGQPTVDLQASVGTSRYPNGNPSITLAPTTGARTNNASIGVVLNWPLFAGYAIENRVKETLALQDKARADLDSLQRTVSQSARAAFFGVQSGLSQVKALEAAEHSSQTALQANLIGYQVGVRINIDVLNAQSQLYQTQRDLARARYDVLVGLLRLKQAAGALSVDDLAGVDALLAKAAPAAEKTQ from the coding sequence ATGCGCCTGCCCGCCCGCCCCCCACGCCGGATATCGTTGACGTTGGCGGCGTTGCTGGCCCTGGCCGGCGGCGGCGCGCATGCCCAGTCCCTGCTGCAGCTGTACCCGCAGGCCCAGGGCTACGACGCCGCCGTGCAGTCGGCCAGCGCGCAGCTGCAGGCCAGCCAGGCGCGGGCCGAGCAGGCGCGCGCCGGCCTGCTGCCGCAGCTGGGCCTGCAGGCCGGCGCGCAGCACAACTGGGTCGACACCAGCGTCGGCAGCCTGGGCAGCAACAGCTCGTTCAACGTGCTGACGGCCGGCCTGGTGGGCAGCCAGCCCTTGTACCGCCCCGCCAACCGCATCGCCTGGGACCAGGGCCAGCGCGCCTACGAGTCGGCGCGCGTCAACCTGGCCGGCGCTGGGCAGGACCTGATCGTGCGCCTGGCGCAGGCCTACTTCGACGTGCTGGCCGCGCAGGACGCGCTGGCCTCGGTGCGCGCGCTCAAGACCGCCGTCAGCCAGCAGCTGGCCGCCGCGCAGCGCAACTTCGAGGTCGGCAACGCCACCATCACCGACAGCCGCGAGGCGCAGGCGCGGTTCGACCTGGCCAGCGCGCAGGAGATCGCCAGCGAGAACGACCTGCGCGTCAAGACCCTGGCGCTGGAGCAGTTGGTGGGCCAGGCCGGCATCCACCCGCTGGCGCTGGCCCAGCCCATCGTGCTGCCGGCGCCCCAGCCGGCCGACGTGAACGCCTGGGTCGCCCAGGCCACCGAGCAGCATCCCGGCGTGGTGCAGGCGCGCATGGCGCTGGACATCGCCCGGCTGGAAACCGACCGCGCGCGCGCCGCCGGCCAGCCCACGGTCGACCTGCAGGCCAGCGTGGGCACGAGCCGCTACCCCAACGGCAACCCCAGCATCACCCTTGCGCCCACCACCGGCGCGCGCACCAACAACGCCAGCATCGGCGTGGTGCTGAACTGGCCGCTGTTCGCCGGCTACGCGATCGAAAACCGCGTCAAGGAAACCCTGGCCCTGCAGGACAAGGCGCGCGCCGACCTGGACAGCCTGCAGCGCACGGTGTCGCAGTCGGCCCGCGCGGCCTTCTTCGGCGTGCAGTCGGGCCTGAGCCAGGTCAAGGCGCTGGAAGCGGCCGAGCACTCCAGCCAGACCGCGCTGCAGGCCAACCTGATCGGCTACCAGGTGGGCGTGCGCATCAACATCGACGTGCTGAACGCGCAAAGCCAGCTCTACCAGACGCAGCGCGACCTGGCGCGCGCGCGCTACGACGTGCTGGTGGGCCTGCTGCGCCTCAAGCAGGCGGCCGGCGCGCTGTCGGTGGACGACCTGGCGGGCGTCGACGCGCTGCTGGCCAAGGCCGCGCCCGCGGCCGAGAAAACCCAATAA